The following proteins come from a genomic window of Nicotiana tomentosiformis chromosome 12, ASM39032v3, whole genome shotgun sequence:
- the LOC104104186 gene encoding uncharacterized protein, whose translation MGKKRKSLATSLDEVDRTMYSTFCSAANSLSQLYTQAMNQQKLSFLSGERHGMEKLNQWILRQQEGGSRVTTVDILNYLQSELDYNGEDQSMSPRPPPPQHHHSQPMHFANSGFHVSSGPVGVAAPGHGLRSDHDQQPKNNVFSNALSSPVRRSLQNYHIAQGGQFSNNVQPPNGTRHIETNSQHQNRDSNSYISADASMDMHSDSPGHDSTY comes from the exons ATGGGGAAGAAACGAAAGTCGCTAGCAACGAGCCTCGATGAGGTGGATCGAACCATGTATTCAACTTTCTGTAGCGCTGCCAACTCCCTTTCTCAGCTTTATACTCAAGCTATGAACCAACAGAAACTCTCCTTCCTTTCCGGTGAACGCCACGGAATG GAAAAACTGAACCAATGGATCTTGAGGCAACAAGAGGGTGGATCCAGAGTAACAACTGTTGACATACTGAACTACCTGCAG TCCGAATTGGATTATAATGGAGAGGACCAGTCAATGTCGCCTAGGCCGCCACCACCTCAGCATCATCATTCCCAGCCGATGCATTTTGCAAACTCAGGCTTCCATGTCTCTTCAGGTCCAGTTGGCGTAGCAGCTCCAGGTCATGGCTTACGTTCTGATCATGATCAGCAACCAAAGAACAACGTTTTCTCGAATGCTCTTTCAAGCCCTGTTCGCCGGAGCTTACAGAATTATCACATTGCTCAAGGGGGTCAGTTTTCGAACAATGTTCAACCTCCCAATGGTACAAGACACATTGAAACAAACTCTCAACACCAAAATAGAGATTCAAATAGTTATATCTCTGCTGATGCATCCATGGATATGCATTCCGATAGTCCAGGTCATGACTCTACTTACTGA